The following are encoded in a window of Flavobacterium cupriresistens genomic DNA:
- a CDS encoding chalcone isomerase family protein, which yields MKKILLALTLLLSLQFSTVSAQSQLDVNGVTVPRKIDFQNKSLQLNGAGGRSKMWTEVYVQALYLSQLSQDPKFIIDSDTEMAIRIEITSSLVSSNKLTKAMNAGFEKSAGNNFEELRPRIEDFKKLLSDVITEKDVFILAYNPFDQTINVYKNEVLKGKIPGFDFKKAFFGIWLSDKPVDETLKNNLLGK from the coding sequence ATGAAAAAGATTTTACTAGCATTAACATTACTTTTAAGTTTACAATTTTCTACTGTTTCTGCCCAGTCTCAGTTAGATGTTAATGGTGTTACAGTACCGAGAAAAATAGACTTTCAAAATAAATCTTTGCAACTTAATGGTGCAGGCGGAAGATCAAAAATGTGGACGGAAGTTTACGTACAAGCCTTATATTTATCTCAATTGAGTCAAGATCCAAAATTCATTATTGACAGTGATACCGAAATGGCGATCCGAATAGAAATTACTTCTTCATTGGTTTCTTCCAACAAACTTACTAAAGCAATGAATGCCGGTTTTGAAAAATCAGCAGGGAACAATTTCGAAGAATTACGACCAAGAATTGAGGATTTCAAAAAACTTTTAAGTGATGTTATCACTGAAAAAGATGTTTTTATATTGGCTTACAATCCATTTGACCAAACGATAAATGTATACAAAAATGAAGTATTGAAAGGAAAAATCCCTGGATTTGATTTCAAAAAAGCATTCTTCGGAATCTGGCTTTCTGACAAACCAGTTGATGAAACCTTAAAGAACAACTTACTTGGGAAATAA
- a CDS encoding NRDE family protein, whose protein sequence is MCTVSFVSHNGTVIITSNRDEQVIRPSAIPPRTYTCNGKNVMYPKDPKAGGTWFVVDAKGTVLVLLNGGITKHKNQFLYRKSRGLIALDVICSDSPKDFWQEINLEDIEPFTLVLYQEKKLYELIWDGVTKRRTQLDENQNHIWSSVTLYSDSIRQKRSGWFFDFLRGREEISTADMLEFHWNTEDDDSENGLVINRENTLKTLSITQVLIEQNKGVIAYHDLVDDKQFSNTFISI, encoded by the coding sequence ATGTGTACAGTAAGTTTTGTATCTCATAACGGAACGGTTATTATAACATCTAATCGGGATGAGCAAGTGATTCGGCCAAGTGCAATTCCACCCAGAACTTATACCTGTAACGGCAAAAATGTGATGTACCCGAAAGACCCAAAAGCCGGTGGAACTTGGTTTGTAGTAGATGCCAAAGGAACTGTTTTAGTACTTTTAAACGGAGGAATCACCAAGCATAAAAATCAGTTTTTGTATCGAAAGAGCCGAGGGTTAATTGCATTGGATGTTATTTGCAGTGATTCTCCCAAGGATTTTTGGCAAGAGATCAATCTGGAGGATATAGAGCCCTTTACCTTGGTGTTGTATCAGGAAAAAAAGCTATACGAATTGATCTGGGATGGGGTGACCAAAAGAAGGACTCAATTAGATGAAAATCAAAACCACATATGGTCGTCCGTAACCTTGTATTCTGATTCGATCCGACAGAAACGATCGGGTTGGTTTTTTGATTTTTTAAGAGGAAGAGAAGAAATTTCAACCGCAGATATGCTCGAATTTCACTGGAATACAGAAGATGATGATTCTGAAAATGGTTTGGTGATAAATAGAGAGAATACTTTAAAAACATTAAGTATTACTCAGGTTCTCATAGAGCAGAACAAAGGCGTTATAGCGTATCATGACTTAGTCGACGATAAGCAATTTTCTAACACATTTATTAGTATTTAA
- a CDS encoding DoxX family protein: MKTEQIAWILRIIASAILLQTLYFKFTAAPESVYIFSTLGIEPYGRIGSGIAELIVAILILIPKTTWLGALGGCGVMTGAVFSHLFVLGIEVKGDGGFLFSLALITLVCCLILLYQNRNIIINLLKTK, from the coding sequence ATGAAAACGGAACAAATTGCCTGGATTTTACGAATAATTGCTTCGGCTATTTTATTGCAAACCTTATATTTTAAGTTTACTGCTGCGCCCGAAAGTGTGTATATTTTTTCGACTTTGGGAATTGAACCTTACGGAAGAATCGGATCCGGAATTGCCGAACTGATCGTTGCAATCTTAATTTTAATTCCTAAAACAACGTGGCTTGGAGCTTTAGGCGGATGTGGCGTTATGACAGGTGCTGTTTTTTCGCATTTATTTGTTTTAGGAATTGAAGTAAAAGGAGATGGAGGTTTTCTTTTTTCTCTTGCTCTGATTACATTAGTATGTTGCCTGATATTGCTTTATCAAAATAGAAATATAATTATTAACCTTTTAAAAACGAAATAA
- a CDS encoding energy transducer TonB, with product MTSTDSSDKKKSLLLSTAIYAALLLLLFFIRFWPPYNPENNVALAAGGGGGGVTVNFGDSDLGSGANYKSEVLEVKNEAKQTPAKATPEEAIITQENTSTDESVVIPTKEKPKKNTPVEKPTVKPVPEKPKVSNSTNDALSSILKGSNKGGDGNDKTAGNKGKTTGSLGSNGYYGDGGSGGGTGGGHGTGTGIGTGSGYGAGSGGGSGGGSGYSLGNRKALSKPAPKYTCDEAGKVVVEVTVDQTGKTISATAGIKGTTNLARCLLDQAKIAAMNTKWDADSNAPAKQVGKIIYNFSLN from the coding sequence ATGACTTCTACGGATTCTTCAGATAAAAAGAAATCACTACTCCTCTCGACTGCTATATATGCGGCGTTATTGCTATTGCTGTTTTTCATCCGTTTTTGGCCTCCCTATAATCCGGAAAACAATGTTGCACTTGCTGCCGGTGGCGGAGGTGGTGGCGTAACTGTCAATTTTGGAGACAGTGATTTAGGCTCGGGTGCAAATTATAAAAGCGAGGTTCTCGAAGTCAAAAACGAAGCCAAACAAACTCCTGCAAAAGCAACTCCGGAAGAAGCTATTATCACACAGGAAAATACCTCAACAGACGAAAGTGTCGTAATTCCAACAAAAGAAAAACCTAAAAAAAATACTCCTGTTGAAAAACCAACAGTAAAACCCGTACCGGAAAAACCAAAAGTTTCCAATTCGACCAATGATGCTTTATCCAGCATCTTAAAAGGATCAAACAAAGGTGGTGACGGAAATGATAAAACAGCCGGAAACAAAGGAAAAACCACAGGAAGTTTAGGCTCCAACGGCTATTACGGCGATGGAGGTTCGGGTGGAGGAACCGGAGGTGGTCACGGAACCGGAACTGGTATCGGTACTGGAAGTGGCTACGGAGCTGGAAGCGGCGGAGGCTCTGGTGGCGGATCGGGCTATTCTCTTGGAAACCGAAAAGCATTATCTAAACCTGCTCCAAAATACACTTGTGATGAAGCTGGAAAAGTGGTCGTTGAAGTTACCGTAGATCAAACCGGAAAAACAATCAGCGCAACTGCAGGGATAAAAGGAACAACCAATTTAGCGAGATGTTTATTAGATCAAGCCAAAATTGCCGCCATGAACACCAAATGGGATGCTGACAGTAACGCTCCGGCAAAACAAGTTGGTAAGATTATTTACAATTTCAGTTTAAACTAA
- a CDS encoding acyl-CoA dehydrogenase — protein MDFNLTEEHLMIQQAARDFAQNELLPGVIERDEKQIFPTEQIKKMGQLGFMGMMVDPKYGGSGLDAISYVIAMEEISKVDASASVVMSVNNSLVCWGLQEFGTEEQKQKYLPGLASGEIHGAFCLSEPEAGSDATSQKTTAIDMGDHYLVNGTKNWITNGNTASVYLVIAQTNTELKHKGINALIMTKDMPGFSIGPKEQKMGIRGSDTHSLMFSDVKVPKENRIGEDGFGFKFAMKTLAGGRIGIASQALGIASGAYELALKYSKERKAFGTEICNHQAIAFKLADMAVNIEAARHLCMKAAWDKDQHKNYDVSGAMAKLFASQVAMDTAVEAVQIHGGNGYVKEYHVERFMRDAKITQIYEGTSEIQKIVISRAVIAG, from the coding sequence ATGGATTTTAATCTTACCGAAGAACACTTAATGATTCAACAAGCTGCAAGAGATTTTGCTCAGAACGAATTGTTGCCGGGTGTTATCGAACGTGACGAAAAACAAATTTTTCCGACAGAGCAAATAAAAAAAATGGGACAATTGGGTTTCATGGGGATGATGGTTGATCCGAAATACGGAGGAAGTGGTTTAGATGCTATTTCTTATGTAATCGCGATGGAAGAGATTTCTAAAGTTGATGCATCCGCTTCTGTAGTAATGTCAGTAAACAATTCATTAGTTTGCTGGGGATTGCAGGAGTTTGGTACGGAAGAGCAAAAACAAAAATATTTACCGGGTTTAGCCTCAGGTGAAATTCACGGTGCTTTTTGTTTAAGTGAGCCGGAAGCCGGTAGTGATGCAACTTCACAAAAAACTACAGCTATTGATATGGGAGACCATTATCTGGTAAACGGAACAAAAAACTGGATCACAAACGGAAATACTGCTTCTGTATATTTGGTAATTGCTCAGACAAATACTGAGTTGAAACACAAAGGAATCAATGCTTTGATTATGACCAAAGACATGCCTGGGTTTTCTATCGGACCAAAAGAGCAAAAAATGGGAATCCGTGGTTCTGATACACACTCATTAATGTTTAGTGATGTAAAAGTTCCTAAAGAGAATAGAATTGGTGAAGATGGTTTCGGATTTAAATTTGCTATGAAAACGTTAGCCGGTGGTCGTATCGGTATCGCTTCTCAGGCTTTGGGTATTGCTTCAGGTGCTTACGAACTGGCTTTGAAATATTCAAAAGAACGTAAAGCTTTTGGAACAGAAATTTGTAACCATCAGGCAATTGCTTTTAAATTGGCAGATATGGCGGTGAATATTGAAGCGGCTCGTCATCTGTGTATGAAAGCAGCTTGGGACAAAGATCAGCATAAAAACTATGATGTAAGTGGTGCAATGGCTAAACTTTTTGCTTCGCAAGTGGCAATGGATACCGCTGTTGAAGCCGTTCAGATTCATGGTGGAAACGGTTATGTGAAAGAATATCACGTAGAACGTTTTATGCGTGATGCTAAGATTACTCAGATCTATGAAGGAACTTCAGAAATTCAGAAAATAGTAATTTCGAGAGCCGTTATCGCAGGATAA
- a CDS encoding Crp/Fnr family transcriptional regulator produces MYEELKYWYLRDHKLFRTLSFGQIKQLCIITGFKKASKGEIIYFSSSEVPRIFLLKKGTIKIVAVDEEGNETIKDIIQKGDLFGELTLETDDKDNEYAKVLSDDVAICSFLLSDFEDLLLRNPNLALSYTKFVGLKMKRIKNSYANLISKDAKTRLYQFLKDWAEKEGVVDGKSVAIENYLTQSDIAQIICTSRQTATQLLNEMETNHLLSYTRKEIIIQDITQL; encoded by the coding sequence ATGTATGAAGAATTAAAATATTGGTATTTGCGCGATCATAAATTGTTCCGAACTTTGAGCTTTGGACAGATCAAACAATTGTGTATTATCACCGGTTTTAAAAAAGCTTCCAAGGGAGAAATTATTTATTTCTCTTCATCAGAAGTACCCCGTATTTTTTTACTTAAAAAAGGAACTATCAAAATTGTTGCGGTTGATGAAGAAGGAAACGAAACGATAAAAGACATTATCCAGAAAGGAGATTTGTTTGGTGAGTTGACTTTAGAAACAGATGATAAAGACAACGAATATGCAAAAGTACTTTCTGATGATGTTGCCATTTGCAGTTTCCTGCTTTCGGATTTCGAAGATTTATTATTGAGAAATCCAAACTTAGCACTTTCCTACACTAAGTTTGTTGGTTTAAAAATGAAACGCATCAAAAACAGTTATGCCAATTTAATTTCAAAAGATGCGAAAACAAGACTGTATCAGTTTTTAAAAGACTGGGCAGAAAAAGAAGGCGTTGTTGACGGTAAATCGGTCGCGATCGAAAATTATCTGACCCAAAGTGATATTGCTCAGATTATCTGTACTTCCAGACAAACTGCCACGCAATTACTCAATGAGATGGAAACTAATCATCTTTTAAGTTATACCCGAAAAGAGATTATTATACAGGATATTACACAATTATAG
- a CDS encoding D-alanine--D-alanine ligase, whose protein sequence is MKLFYHKITNWEYWPFQVIYIPIYFLWGFYAIKARSVFFFSASNPNIRNGGFIMDSKKQIYDLLPNRYYPKTMLVKENTDLEKIVAEVVEKGIYFPFIAKPDIGLRGSGVKKIYTVSELKKYVEKANFDFLLQDLILFENEVGIFYVRHPDEKEGKITGIVSKEFLIVIGDGVSTIEDLIRQTPRFELQLEALQEEYGDLLQHTLANGESLNLVPFGNHARGAKFLDGSHWITPQLTETMNKICAEIPEFYFGRFDIMYNTFEELERGENFQIVELNGAASEPTHIYDPKHSIWFAWKELARHITYMYEISAANHKRGFDYLPHKDGMEQYRLHQVQNSKILNF, encoded by the coding sequence ATGAAATTATTCTATCATAAAATCACAAATTGGGAGTATTGGCCATTTCAGGTGATATACATCCCCATTTATTTTCTTTGGGGCTTCTATGCAATCAAGGCACGATCTGTTTTTTTCTTTAGTGCATCAAATCCAAATATTAGAAATGGGGGATTTATCATGGATAGTAAAAAACAGATTTACGATTTGCTTCCCAATAGGTATTATCCTAAAACGATGCTGGTAAAAGAGAATACCGATTTGGAGAAAATTGTTGCTGAGGTTGTCGAAAAAGGAATTTACTTTCCCTTCATAGCGAAGCCGGATATTGGTTTACGTGGTTCAGGAGTAAAAAAAATATACACTGTTTCGGAGTTGAAAAAGTATGTAGAAAAAGCCAATTTCGACTTTTTACTGCAAGATTTGATTTTGTTTGAAAATGAAGTAGGAATCTTTTATGTTCGTCATCCGGATGAAAAAGAAGGTAAAATTACCGGAATTGTTTCTAAAGAATTTTTAATTGTAATTGGAGATGGAGTTTCAACCATCGAAGATTTAATTCGCCAAACGCCAAGGTTTGAATTGCAATTGGAAGCTTTGCAGGAAGAATATGGCGATTTGTTGCAACATACTTTAGCAAATGGTGAATCCTTAAATTTAGTTCCATTTGGGAATCATGCCCGCGGAGCCAAATTTTTGGATGGCAGTCATTGGATTACACCCCAATTAACAGAAACCATGAATAAAATCTGTGCGGAGATTCCCGAGTTTTATTTTGGAAGATTTGATATTATGTACAACACTTTTGAAGAGCTGGAACGAGGAGAAAATTTTCAGATTGTCGAATTAAATGGTGCGGCAAGTGAGCCAACCCATATTTATGACCCGAAACATTCTATTTGGTTTGCCTGGAAAGAACTCGCACGTCACATTACCTATATGTATGAGATAAGTGCTGCTAATCATAAAAGAGGTTTTGATTATTTACCCCATAAAGACGGTATGGAACAATACCGTTTGCATCAG
- a CDS encoding YHS domain-containing (seleno)protein codes for MKKLIVLLLVFTSISSFSQEEAKRVSQYNLEKKVAIQGYDPVAYFVQKKALKGNNDFVTSYMGVVYKFISAANKDLFIKNPVVYEPQFGGWCAYAMGSDGDKVDINPETFKISNGKLYLFYNAYFNNTLKSWNKDEVNLKAKAEVNWKKVYK; via the coding sequence ATGAAAAAGTTAATTGTATTACTATTAGTTTTTACTTCGATTTCCTCTTTTTCACAAGAAGAAGCAAAACGAGTTTCTCAGTATAATTTAGAAAAAAAAGTAGCGATTCAAGGCTATGATCCTGTAGCTTATTTTGTGCAAAAAAAAGCGTTAAAGGGTAACAATGATTTCGTAACTTCATATATGGGAGTTGTGTATAAGTTTATCTCGGCAGCGAATAAAGATCTTTTTATAAAAAATCCTGTTGTTTATGAGCCTCAGTTTGGCGGTTGGTGTGCTTATGCAATGGGAAGTGATGGAGATAAAGTGGATATAAATCCTGAAACTTTTAAAATCTCAAACGGAAAATTGTATTTGTTTTACAATGCTTATTTTAACAATACACTAAAAAGTTGGAACAAAGACGAGGTCAATTTGAAAGCTAAGGCTGAAGTTAACTGGAAAAAAGTATATAAATAG
- a CDS encoding Glu/Leu/Phe/Val dehydrogenase dimerization domain-containing protein, whose translation MKDLLQQFENKEPEIVFNWKDSETEAEGWTVINSLRGGAAGGGTRMRKGLDMNEVLSLAKTMEVKFSVSGPAIGGAKSGINFDPNDPRKKGVLQRWYKAVSPLLKSYYGTGGDLNVDEIHEVIPMTEECGVWHPQEGVFNGHFKPTEADKINRIGQLRQGVIKVIENPKFSPDVTRKYTVADMITGYGVAEAVRHFYTTYGGDVKGKKAIVQGFGNVGSAAAFYLAEMGAKVIGIIDRDGGLIKEEGFSFEEIRSLFLNKDGNKLVAENMIPFEEINSKIWTIGAEIFTPCAASRLVTQAQIDGLIANGLEVISCGANVPFADKEIFFGSIMEQVDSKVSLIPDFISNCGMARVFAYFMEKKVQMTDEAIFNDTSDIIKNAIVKAHALSQSKTNISATAFEIALKQLV comes from the coding sequence ATGAAAGATTTATTACAACAATTTGAAAATAAAGAACCTGAAATTGTTTTTAACTGGAAAGATTCTGAAACAGAGGCAGAAGGTTGGACAGTAATTAATTCACTTCGTGGAGGAGCCGCAGGTGGAGGAACAAGAATGAGAAAGGGCTTAGACATGAATGAAGTTTTATCATTAGCCAAAACCATGGAAGTTAAATTCTCCGTTTCGGGCCCTGCAATTGGTGGTGCTAAATCCGGAATTAACTTTGATCCTAACGATCCTCGCAAAAAAGGAGTTTTACAACGTTGGTACAAAGCCGTTTCGCCTTTATTAAAAAGTTACTACGGTACTGGTGGAGATTTAAATGTTGATGAAATCCATGAAGTAATCCCAATGACAGAAGAATGTGGTGTATGGCATCCGCAGGAAGGTGTTTTCAACGGACACTTCAAACCAACCGAAGCTGATAAAATTAACAGAATTGGTCAATTACGTCAAGGAGTTATCAAAGTAATTGAGAATCCTAAATTCTCACCTGATGTTACTCGTAAATATACTGTTGCTGATATGATCACCGGTTATGGTGTTGCTGAAGCAGTTCGTCATTTTTACACTACATACGGTGGTGATGTAAAAGGCAAAAAAGCAATCGTTCAAGGATTTGGAAATGTAGGTTCTGCAGCTGCTTTTTACCTAGCAGAAATGGGAGCTAAAGTAATCGGAATTATTGATCGCGACGGAGGATTAATCAAAGAAGAAGGTTTTTCTTTTGAAGAAATCAGAAGTTTGTTCTTAAACAAAGACGGAAACAAACTGGTAGCCGAAAATATGATTCCATTTGAAGAAATCAACTCTAAGATATGGACCATTGGTGCGGAAATCTTCACTCCTTGTGCTGCTTCGAGATTGGTAACTCAAGCTCAGATTGACGGTTTAATTGCAAATGGATTAGAAGTTATTTCTTGTGGAGCGAATGTACCTTTTGCTGACAAAGAAATTTTCTTCGGTTCAATTATGGAGCAAGTAGACAGCAAAGTAAGTTTGATTCCTGATTTTATTTCAAACTGTGGAATGGCAAGAGTTTTTGCTTACTTCATGGAGAAAAAAGTTCAAATGACAGATGAGGCGATCTTCAATGATACTTCAGATATTATAAAAAATGCGATTGTAAAAGCGCATGCTTTAAGTCAATCTAAAACAAATATCAGCGCAACTGCTTTTGAAATTGCATTGAAACAATTAGTATAA
- a CDS encoding peroxiredoxin-like family protein, giving the protein MKKTLFILFVTFSTIANAQNTVANTATDISPLLIGEKIPNQTLKSAENKDVRLSDLVGKKKTVLVFYRGGWCPYCNLHLANLAQIEDQVLAEGYQVIAVSPDSAENLKITEGKDKVKYTLLSDSKGELSSAFGISYKAPQNYKSVINVHSNGVNKDFLPVPSVFVVDTEGVILFEYISPDYKNRISSELLLSVLKNLK; this is encoded by the coding sequence ATGAAGAAAACACTTTTTATTCTATTCGTAACGTTTAGTACTATCGCTAATGCACAAAATACAGTTGCAAACACAGCAACCGATATTTCGCCCTTATTGATTGGAGAGAAAATTCCAAACCAAACTTTAAAATCAGCAGAAAACAAAGACGTTCGTCTTTCTGATTTAGTTGGAAAAAAGAAAACCGTTTTGGTTTTTTACCGTGGAGGCTGGTGCCCTTACTGTAATCTGCATTTAGCTAATCTGGCTCAGATAGAAGATCAGGTTTTAGCCGAAGGATATCAGGTTATTGCAGTAAGTCCTGATTCTGCCGAAAATCTGAAAATTACCGAAGGAAAAGATAAAGTAAAATATACTTTGCTGTCCGACTCAAAAGGAGAATTAAGTAGTGCATTTGGAATTTCTTACAAAGCTCCGCAAAACTATAAATCAGTTATTAACGTACATTCTAATGGGGTGAACAAAGACTTTTTGCCTGTTCCATCTGTTTTTGTTGTAGATACTGAAGGTGTTATTTTATTCGAATACATCTCTCCGGACTACAAAAACAGGATATCATCGGAATTATTACTTTCAGTTTTAAAAAACCTAAAATAA